From a region of the Etheostoma cragini isolate CJK2018 chromosome 20, CSU_Ecrag_1.0, whole genome shotgun sequence genome:
- the LOC117936155 gene encoding interleukin-6 receptor subunit beta, producing MERSSAVVWTCLLGVGLTLALPPGCPFNSSNADPRLPQLIGCVFQHRDNVTCRWKAGNTPTTDYTLQVHLMIANKKQHTFTCTTSDTSCTAKLDGATAIFCFCITVTAHGHNQNITSHPRCQSGRTQVMLSPVTLKSSQSVSGRPRCLAVTWSYIVSDFPLAPFEIKDGDLKSQMEFTAQGEFNAQVETVDVRNNSFLVCLFRPDTLYTVRLRHRYMGPESPWSPWSNACQGRTGEDAPSAAPAFWRRVKQTTDENGWRFITLLWKPLPHYLSNGRVLFFNVSCQTESAQVLIDYGSCKDLHHMNTSCSLLLPAGRWSCALKASNSAGTSPEARIWLRGASETEPPAPRSMAAKPLGDSGLDVRWTAPVNWSTSGFVVEWFAFKERNSGILHWERLNSSCTALVITEGIKRLERYSVSVRALYGQRGAGRNTTVHMYTRQGAPSAGPKVVVQQISGSRVELIWSPVPVELLHGFIRNYTIYYTTVNQPARRVTVPGHTLRYSLENLSPGNYDIFMKASTDAGAGAAGPIANVHIGSEEIWIVMYAILPLILTFLVLVLMACLAQNKMVKQKLCQDIPDPSNSTLVHWMPKSTLEGMRHPPLAEQTETKYSDVILLGEIELLNADSDQDISYQRCLQTSSSHRYCPLPVSGDQTPQDTSKSEKCFRSLSRAKKSSNTDLSSCLPIYSNDLISQTVKCPPSPLPSCSNLPSNAWQHSTVSVNDVKFQQGGDSEPSVSLQARSTTSFDSPLSQTDELKTFRLFLKQHQSTVSSHSSCILLSHPSAEVTSPQHPYSQSLYNLLPSLQPNTFTQLSDTFNPSFTPFPHSVFVDFSYCPVQCDPYISLPV from the exons ATGGAGCGGAGCTCGGCTGTGGTGTGGACCTGCCTGCTGGGGGTCGGACTCACCCTGG CCTTGCCTCCAGGCTGCCCTTTTAACTCCTCCAATGCTGACCCCCGACTCCCTCAGCTTATTGGCTGTGTGTTCCAGCATCGAGATAACGTCACCTGCCGCTGGAAAGCTGGCAACACCCCAACGACAGACTACACTCTGCAAGTTCATTTGATGATAGC aaacaaaaaacaacacacgtTCACATGCACTACGTCTGACACCAGCTGCACGGCGAAGTTGGACGGCGCAACCGcgattttctgcttttgcatCACCGTCACAGCACACGGTCATAACCAGAACATAACGTCACATCCTCGGTGTCAGTCTGGTCGGACTCAAG TAATGTTGTCTCCAGTGACGTTGAAGagcagccagtcagtcagtgggAGACCTCGGTGTCTGGCTGTAACCTGGAGCTACATCGTGTCTGACTTTCCTTTGGCTCCCTTTGAAATCAAAGATGGAGACCTGAAATCGCAAATGGAATTCACAGCACAGGGAGAG TTCAATGCTCAGGTGGAAACTGTTGATGTGAGAAACAACAGCTTCTTGGTTTGTCTCTTCAGGCCTGACACTTTATACACTGTCAGGCTTCGTCACCGCTACATGGGCCCAGAGAGTCCCTGGAGCCCGTGGAGCAATGCCTGCCAGGGAAGGACAGGAGAGGACG CTCCATCTGCAGCACCAGCCTTCTGGAGGCGAGTGAAACAGACGACAGACGAAAATGGTTGGAGGTTCATCACACTGCtctggaag CCCTTGCCTCATTATCTATCCAATGGCAGAGTCCTCTTCTTCAATGTGAGTTGTCAAACAGAAAGCGCTCAGGTCCTAATTGATTATGGAAGCTGCAAAGATTTGCACCACATGAATACATCCTGTAGCCTACTCTTGCCTGCTGGACGGTGGTCCTGTGCTTTGAAGGCTTCCAACTCCGCAGGGACCTCGCCAGAAGCCCGAATATGGCTCCGGGGAGCTTCTGAGACAG aGCCACCAGCCCCGAGGTCAATGGCTGCAAAGCCACTGGGTGACAGTGGCTTGGATGTTCGCTGGACAGCTCCAGTTAATTGGTCAACGAGCGGCTTTGTGGTGGAGTGGTTTGCtttcaaagagagaaacagtggCATCCTACACTGGGAAAGGCTGAATAGTTCCTGTACAGCACTTGTCATCACAG AGGGAATAAAGCGATTGGAGCGTTATTCTGTTTCTGTCAGAGCGCTGTATGGTCAACGAGGGGCAGGGCGGAACACAACGGTTCACATGTATACACGCCAAGGAG CACCCTCAGCTGGTCCTAAAGTGGTGGTGCAGCAGATATCTGGCAGCAGAGTGGAGCTGATATGGAGTCCTGTACCTGTGGAGCTGCTTCATGGTTTCATCCGCAATTACACCATCTACTACACAACAGTAAACCAACCAGCCAGGA GAGTAACAGTGCCTGGCCACACTCTCCGTTACTCTCTGGAGAATCTGTCACCTGGTAACTACGACATCTTCATGAAGGCCAGCACTGATGCTGGAGCCGGAGCAGCTGGGCCCATCGCTAATGTGCACATAG gctCTGAGGAAATCTGGATAGTGATGTATGCCATACTTCCTCTTATTCTGACTTTCCTGGTGCTGGTGCTGATGGCTTGCCTGGCACAGAATAAGAT GGTTAAACAGAAGCTGTGTCAAGACATCCCCGACCCTTCCAATAGCACCTTGGTCCACTGGATGCCAAAAAGCACTTTGGAG GGCATGAGGCATCCTCCATTGGCCGAGCAGACCGAAACCAAATACTCTGACGTTATTTTGCTTGGTGAAATAGAGCTGCTGAACGCCGACTCAGATCAGGACATCAGCTATCAAAGATGTCTCCAAACATCTTCCTCTCATCGCTACTGTCCGCTTCCAGTTTCAGGGGATCAGACACCTCAAGATACCAGCAAATCTGAGAAGTGCTTCAGAAGTTTAAGCAGAGCAAAGAAGAGCTCCAACACTGATCTCTCATCCTGCCTTCCCATCTACTCTAATGACCTCATCTCTCAGACAGTCAAATGTCCCCCTTCACCCCTCCCATCCTGTTCCAACCTCCCATCCAATGCCTGGCAGCACAGCACTGTCAGTGTTAATGACGTTAAATTCCAGCAAGGTGGAGACAGTGAGCCGTCCGTGTCTCTGCAGGCCAGGAGCACCACCAGCTTTGACTCACCTCTTTCTCAAACAGATGAACTCAAAACTTTCCGTCTTTTTCTGAAACAGCATCAAAGCACTGTCTCCTCTCATTCGTCGTGCATCCTGCTTTCTCACCCATCAGCTGAGGTCACATCACCCCAACACCCTTATTCTCAAAGCCTCTATAACTTGTTACCGTCGCTACAGCCCAACACCTTTACTCAACTCAGTGATACTTTCAATCCATCTTTTACACCTTTTCCTCACTCTGTTTTTGTGGATTTCTCCTACTGTCCTGTGCAGTGTGATCCTTACATCTCCCTTCCTGTTTAA
- the plpp2a gene encoding phospholipid phosphatase 2, with product MTEQRKKLILIVVDILCVFVAALPSAILTLMFKPYQRGIYCDDQSISYPYRRDTISHGVMATVTITCSIVIITTGEAYLVHTKRLHSNSQFNQYLSALYKVVGTFLFGGAVSQSLTDLAKFTIGRPRPNFLAVCAPVSCNGYMLQINCTGHHRNVTESRLSFYSGHSSFGMYCMLFLSLYVQARMQGKWTRLVRPTIQFFLVAFSLYVGYTRVSDYKHHWSDVVVGLLQGALIAVLTVQYVSDFFKQRPPRCTLTDTAEIEHLERKPSPQPPDSQHGNHYNYSGPV from the exons ATGACAGAGCAAAGAAAGAAGCTGATTCTGATCGTGGTGGAtattctttgtgtctttgttg cGGCTTTGCCCTCAGCCATCCTGACGCTGATGTTTAAACCGTACCAAAGAGGAATCTACTGTGATGATCAGAGCATCAGCTATCCGTACAGGAGAGACACCATCTCCCACGGCGTCATGGCTACCGTCACCATTACCTGCtccattgtcatt ATCACCACGGGAGAGGCCTACCTTGTGCACACAAAGCGCCTGCACTCCAACTCCCAGTTCAATCAGTATTTGTCAGCTCTTTATAAAGTGGTGGGAACCTTCCTGTTTGGAGGAGCTGTCAGCCAATCACTTACTGACCTGGCCAAGTTCACCATAGGTCGTCCTCGTCCAAACTTCCTGGCCGTGTGCGCCCCGGTCAGCTGTAACGGATACATGCTACAGATCAACTGCACCGGCCACCATCGCAATGTGACTGAATCCAG GTTGTCGTTTTACTCCGGCCACTCGTCCTTTGGGATGTACTGCATGCTCTTTCTGTCG ctcTACGTCCAGGCCCGGATGCAGGGGAAGTGGACGCGCCTGGTTCGACCGACCATCCAGTTCTTCCTGGTGGCATTTTCTCTGTATGTAGGATACACCCGTGTGTCTGACTACAAACACCACTGGAGTGACGTAGTCGTGGGGTTGCTGCAGGGAGCTCTTATCGCTGTGCTCACT GTCCAATACGTGTCCGACTTCTTCAAGCAGCGCCCCCCTCGCTGCACACTTACAGACACGGCAGAGATCGAACACCTTGAACGCAAACCAAGCCCACAGCCTCCCGACTCGCAGCACGGAAACCACTACAACTACTCTGGACCTGTATGA
- the LOC117936001 gene encoding TLE family member 5-like, translating into MMFPQSRHSASSQSSQPLKFTTSDSCDRIKDEFQFLQAQYHSLKLECDKLASEKSEMQRHYIMYYEMSYGLNIEMHKQAEIVKRLNGICAQVLPYLSQEHQQQVMGAIERAKQVTPPEMNSIIRQQLQVQHLSQLQGLALPVAPLPLGLTPPNLPAVSSSSGLLSLSSILANYSHGQAQAAKEDKAREAAERAPRGEDGDKSD; encoded by the exons GCATCCTCTCAGTCCAGTCAACCTCTCAAGTTCACCACTTCTGACTCCTGTGATCGCATCAAGGATGAGTTCCAGTTCCTCCAAGCACAGTACCACAG TTTAAAGTTGGAGTGTGATAAACTGGCTTCGGAAAAGTCAGAGATGCAGCGTCACTATATCATG TACTATGAAATGTCCTACGGGCTGAACATTGAAATGCACAAACAG gCCGAAATAGTGAAGAGACTGAATGGCATCTGTGCTCAGGTGCTGCCTTACCTGTCACAAGAG CATCAACAGCAAGTCATGGGCGCCATAGAGAGAGCCAAGCAAGTCACACCCCCTGAGATGAACTCCATTATACGG CAACAGCTCCAGGTGCAACACCTGTCCCAGCTCCAGGGCCTGGCCCTGCCTGTGGCCCCGTTGCCCCTGGGCCTCACCCCTCCCAACCTGCCTGCCGTCTCCTCCAGCTCCGgcctgctctccctctcctccatcctGGCCAACTACTCCCACGGCCAGGCCCAGGCGGCGAAGGAGGACAAGGCCCGGGAAGCGGCGGAGAGAGCACCCCGAGGAGAGGACGGGGACAAGTCAGACTAG